A part of Desulfotomaculum nigrificans DSM 574 genomic DNA contains:
- the nusB gene encoding transcription antitermination factor NusB yields the protein MGRRQARETALQALFQIDVGKIEPEFALKNTAEEFGAGSQELEFARQLVTGTLEHINEIDEIISRVSKEWQLSRMANVDRNIMRLALYEMMFRDDIPGSVSINEAVELAKAFGGADSGKFVNGILGKVLASQAEFKAAVSVPEQ from the coding sequence TTGGGTAGAAGGCAGGCCAGGGAAACTGCACTGCAGGCATTGTTCCAAATAGATGTAGGTAAAATTGAACCCGAATTTGCGCTTAAAAACACTGCAGAGGAGTTTGGGGCCGGTTCCCAGGAGTTGGAGTTTGCGCGACAATTAGTTACTGGCACCCTGGAGCACATAAATGAAATTGATGAAATTATCAGCAGGGTAAGTAAAGAATGGCAGTTAAGCCGGATGGCTAACGTTGACCGCAATATTATGCGACTGGCCCTTTATGAAATGATGTTCCGGGATGATATTCCGGGCAGCGTATCCATCAACGAAGCTGTGGAATTAGCCAAGGCTTTTGGTGGAGCAGATTCCGGCAAGTTTGTTAACGGTATCTTGGGTAAAGTGCTGGCCAGCCAGGCGGAGTTTAAGGCGGCAGTATCTGTGCCGGAACAGTAG
- the gltA gene encoding NADPH-dependent glutamate synthase: MASKIIPKKHPMPQQDPKVRAKNFDEVALGYDEETAVAEASRCLNCKKPMCKEGCPVGVDIPEFIALVKERKFDEAARVIKRTNALPAVCGRVCPQENQCEKNCIVGKKHEPVAIGRLERFVGDYIVDKDEQPEVAEPTGYKVAVVGSGPAGLACAADLARLGHSVTIFEALHTPGGVLMYGIPEFRLPKRIVQKEIQNLKKMGVQIETNAIIGQIHSLDELFEEEGFDAAFLGTGAGTPYFMNIPGENLNGVYSANEFLTRSNLMKAYSFPEYDTPTKVGKRVAVLGGGNVAMDAARTALRLGAEEVYIVYRRSRAELPARLEEIEHAEEEGVKFLFLTNPVRYIGNEEGWLTALECIKMELGEPDASGRRKPVPVPGSEFALPVDVAVVAIGQGPNPLLTQNTPDLETNKRGNIVADEFGKTSKPGVFAGGDVVTGAATVIKAMGAGRLAAKSIHEYLMAKGPKKEQG; encoded by the coding sequence ATGGCTAGTAAAATCATTCCTAAAAAACATCCCATGCCCCAACAAGACCCGAAGGTTCGGGCTAAAAACTTCGATGAAGTAGCCCTGGGTTATGATGAAGAAACCGCTGTGGCTGAAGCCAGTCGTTGTCTTAACTGCAAAAAGCCCATGTGCAAAGAGGGCTGCCCGGTGGGCGTTGATATTCCGGAATTTATTGCCCTGGTTAAGGAAAGAAAATTTGATGAAGCAGCCAGGGTAATTAAACGTACCAATGCTCTGCCGGCAGTTTGCGGCCGGGTTTGCCCCCAGGAAAACCAGTGTGAAAAGAATTGTATTGTAGGTAAAAAGCATGAACCGGTAGCTATTGGTCGCCTGGAACGCTTTGTTGGCGATTATATCGTAGACAAGGATGAGCAGCCGGAAGTTGCTGAGCCCACTGGCTATAAAGTGGCTGTGGTTGGTTCAGGACCCGCCGGTTTAGCCTGTGCCGCCGACCTGGCTCGCCTGGGCCATAGTGTTACCATCTTTGAAGCCCTGCACACCCCTGGCGGCGTATTAATGTATGGTATTCCTGAGTTTCGCTTACCCAAGCGGATCGTGCAAAAAGAAATTCAGAATTTGAAAAAGATGGGTGTGCAAATTGAAACCAATGCCATCATTGGTCAAATTCACTCGCTGGACGAGCTCTTTGAGGAAGAAGGCTTTGACGCCGCTTTCCTTGGTACAGGCGCCGGCACACCTTATTTTATGAACATACCCGGTGAGAACCTTAACGGGGTTTATTCCGCCAACGAGTTCCTCACCCGGTCTAACTTAATGAAAGCTTATTCCTTCCCGGAATATGACACACCAACGAAAGTTGGTAAGCGGGTAGCTGTTTTAGGGGGCGGCAACGTGGCTATGGACGCCGCCAGAACGGCCCTCCGTTTAGGCGCCGAAGAAGTATATATTGTTTACCGTCGTTCCCGGGCCGAACTGCCTGCCCGTCTGGAAGAGATTGAACACGCTGAAGAAGAAGGAGTTAAATTCCTGTTTCTCACCAACCCCGTCAGGTATATTGGCAATGAGGAAGGTTGGTTAACCGCACTGGAGTGCATTAAGATGGAGCTGGGTGAACCGGATGCATCCGGCCGCCGGAAACCTGTACCTGTACCAGGTTCTGAATTTGCCTTGCCGGTGGATGTGGCCGTGGTGGCCATCGGTCAAGGTCCTAACCCCCTGTTGACCCAGAACACACCTGATCTGGAAACTAATAAGCGGGGTAACATTGTGGCTGATGAATTCGGAAAAACCTCTAAACCCGGTGTATTTGCCGGTGGCGACGTGGTAACCGGTGCCGCTACAGTAATCAAGGCCATGGGTGCCGGCCGGCTGGCGGCTAAAAGTATTCATGAATACCTGATGGCCAAAGGACCGAAGAAAGAGCAAGGCTAG
- the amaP gene encoding alkaline shock response membrane anchor protein AmaP, translated as MSPFDRGLLMVYTLLMTAFSVLLLLIVSGWWQQPLYFLWESPYATDWQLYLVIFIAVILVAGLRLLWVSLTRRHAGRAVVHDYMLGQVRISLLAIENLVRKVVYQIHGIKEVKPRVVQGPKGIGLHIKAIVAPDISIPDVSREIQRRVQDYISETTGITVNDIKIIVENISTTRPRVE; from the coding sequence GTGAGCCCCTTTGACCGTGGTTTACTCATGGTCTACACATTATTAATGACCGCCTTTAGTGTGCTGTTGTTATTAATAGTATCCGGGTGGTGGCAACAACCACTATACTTTTTGTGGGAAAGCCCCTACGCCACCGATTGGCAGCTATATCTGGTCATATTTATTGCTGTTATTCTGGTGGCCGGGCTCCGGTTATTGTGGGTATCCCTGACTCGCCGGCATGCCGGGCGGGCCGTGGTGCATGACTACATGCTGGGGCAAGTGCGCATCTCCTTGTTGGCCATCGAAAACCTGGTTAGGAAAGTTGTCTACCAGATCCATGGCATAAAGGAGGTTAAACCCCGGGTGGTACAAGGCCCCAAGGGCATCGGGCTGCATATCAAAGCCATTGTGGCGCCGGACATCAGTATTCCGGATGTAAGCCGGGAAATTCAGCGCCGGGTGCAGGATTATATTTCTGAGACCACCGGCATTACCGTTAATGATATTAAAATTATAGTTGAGAATATTTCTACCACCCGACCACGGGTGGAGTAG
- the xseA gene encoding exodeoxyribonuclease VII large subunit, with the protein MRILSVSELTKYIKDKIESDYILANIWVKGEISNLKIHSSGHIYFTLKDQESCLKAVMFRSRGRRLLFRPEYGMHVIVRGYVSVYERDGTYQLYAEEMEPDGIGALYIAFEQMKQKLAARGLFDEGRKRPIPRIPRVVGIITSPTGAAVQDMLNIMRRRWSGVQIILAPVLVQGESAPGEIARAIGRMNQVGGIDVLIVGRGGGSLEELWAFNTEEVAMAIANSAIPVISAVGHETDYTIADMVADLRAPTPSAAAELVVPDQREMQRYLRSLQQRLVKAVHNNLERNRQRLKACTNSPSLQRPFLITGNRQQTLDRLTTALQRAGRLMLADKSAALANLAGKLQVLSPLATLARGYSICTAADGKVLTDSGIINIGDHVHVILDKGSINCTVVSKSNAAE; encoded by the coding sequence ATGCGCATTCTTTCCGTTTCGGAACTAACTAAATACATAAAAGATAAGATTGAAAGCGATTACATACTGGCTAACATTTGGGTCAAAGGAGAAATATCTAACCTTAAAATCCATAGTTCCGGACATATTTATTTTACCCTCAAGGATCAGGAATCCTGTCTTAAAGCAGTAATGTTTCGTTCCCGGGGGAGAAGACTGCTTTTTCGTCCTGAATATGGCATGCATGTGATTGTCCGGGGCTATGTATCTGTTTATGAACGGGACGGCACTTACCAACTATATGCCGAAGAAATGGAACCCGATGGTATTGGCGCACTATATATCGCCTTTGAACAAATGAAACAAAAACTGGCTGCCCGGGGCTTATTTGATGAAGGAAGAAAACGGCCCATTCCCCGGATTCCCCGGGTGGTGGGGATTATTACCTCCCCCACCGGAGCTGCGGTACAAGATATGCTTAATATTATGCGCCGCCGCTGGTCCGGGGTGCAAATTATCCTGGCCCCGGTTTTGGTGCAGGGGGAAAGTGCACCAGGGGAAATTGCCCGGGCCATTGGCCGGATGAACCAGGTCGGTGGCATTGATGTTTTAATTGTGGGTCGTGGCGGCGGTTCCCTGGAGGAATTATGGGCCTTTAATACCGAAGAAGTGGCCATGGCTATCGCCAATTCCGCCATTCCGGTAATCTCGGCGGTGGGCCACGAAACTGATTACACCATCGCTGATATGGTGGCTGATTTGCGGGCCCCCACGCCATCGGCAGCAGCTGAATTAGTGGTGCCCGATCAGCGAGAGATGCAGCGTTACCTGCGGTCCCTGCAGCAGCGGCTGGTCAAAGCCGTTCATAATAACCTGGAGCGTAACCGCCAACGGCTTAAGGCATGTACCAACAGCCCGTCTCTGCAAAGACCTTTTTTAATTACCGGTAATCGGCAGCAAACGCTGGACAGGCTGACCACTGCTCTGCAGCGAGCCGGCAGGTTAATGCTGGCCGATAAGTCGGCGGCCCTGGCCAACCTGGCAGGTAAGCTGCAGGTATTAAGTCCATTGGCCACTTTAGCCAGGGGATACAGTATTTGTACAGCCGCAGATGGCAAAGTGCTAACTGATTCCGGTATAATAAATATTGGTGATCATGTGCATGTCATATTGGATAAAGGTAGCATTAATTGCACCGTTGTGTCCAAGTCCAACGCAGCGGAATAA
- a CDS encoding DUF2273 domain-containing protein: MLYKLLQEILENHRGKAVGVTLGLIFGWFAITYGLFKAIFVALCVGGGYIIGKGVDNSFNFREAFYRLFRDRW, encoded by the coding sequence ATGTTATACAAGCTACTTCAAGAAATATTAGAAAACCATCGGGGAAAAGCAGTAGGAGTTACTCTGGGCCTGATATTTGGTTGGTTTGCCATTACCTATGGACTTTTTAAGGCCATTTTTGTAGCCCTGTGCGTGGGCGGTGGATATATAATTGGTAAAGGAGTGGACAACAGCTTTAATTTCCGAGAGGCCTTTTACCGGCTTTTTCGGGACCGTTGGTAA
- a CDS encoding sulfide/dihydroorotate dehydrogenase-like FAD/NAD-binding protein, which translates to MYQILSKKTLAPAIHQYEIAAPKVAKKAKAGQFIILRVDETGERIPLTIADFDREKGTITIVFAEVGYSTKKLAKLNAGDAVADFVGPLGVASHVDKFGTVVMVAGGVGVAPIYPIAREMKKMGNHVVGIMGARNKDLIFWEDRMKEVTDELLVTTDDGSYVRKGFVTDVLREYIEKEGKPDLVMAIGPLPMMKAVADLTRGYEIKTMVSLNSIMVDGTGMCGACRVTVGGETRFVCVHGPEFDGHLVDFNEQLMRSRQYKTEEQHALNRGGCGCGGGGKCHG; encoded by the coding sequence TTGTATCAGATTTTATCCAAGAAAACTTTGGCACCTGCTATTCACCAGTATGAGATTGCAGCTCCCAAAGTAGCAAAAAAAGCTAAGGCAGGCCAATTCATCATCCTCAGAGTGGATGAAACTGGTGAGAGAATTCCCCTTACCATCGCGGACTTTGATCGGGAAAAGGGTACTATTACCATTGTTTTTGCCGAAGTCGGTTATTCCACAAAAAAATTAGCTAAATTAAACGCCGGGGATGCTGTGGCGGACTTTGTCGGTCCCCTGGGGGTTGCTTCCCATGTAGACAAGTTTGGCACAGTGGTGATGGTGGCCGGCGGTGTTGGTGTGGCTCCGATATATCCCATTGCCCGGGAAATGAAAAAAATGGGGAATCATGTGGTGGGCATTATGGGTGCCCGCAACAAAGATCTCATTTTCTGGGAAGATCGCATGAAAGAAGTTACCGATGAGTTACTGGTTACCACCGATGACGGGTCTTATGTGCGTAAGGGCTTTGTCACCGATGTGCTGCGGGAGTATATTGAAAAAGAAGGTAAGCCTGATTTAGTTATGGCCATCGGTCCCCTGCCCATGATGAAGGCGGTGGCCGACCTGACCAGGGGATATGAAATTAAAACCATGGTTAGCTTGAACTCAATCATGGTGGATGGTACCGGCATGTGCGGCGCCTGCCGGGTTACCGTAGGCGGCGAGACACGTTTCGTATGCGTACATGGTCCGGAATTTGACGGCCACCTGGTTGACTTTAACGAACAACTAATGCGTTCCCGTCAATATAAAACTGAAGAGCAGCACGCCTTAAACCGGGGCGGCTGCGGCTGTGGGGGAGGAGGTAAGTGCCATGGCTAG